The Panicum virgatum strain AP13 chromosome 5K, P.virgatum_v5, whole genome shotgun sequence genome has a window encoding:
- the LOC120706151 gene encoding uncharacterized protein LOC120706151, translating to MAASSLSLPQALPATTPGALRRGARHHGPALPARRKSPVSAACCAAFRRSTSGGRGQYGGALVDEGMSVLRRRIREARMAETNYEAPAEWAAWEKRYYPAYVADVSGLVGALQLALMGTRPSVAIAAAALVLVSVPVSAAAAAHHLAMVAEAVLQSVQHVA from the coding sequence ATGGCCGCATCTTCCCTCTCGCTCCCGCAAGCGCTCCCGGCGACGACGCCGGGCGCGCTCCGGCGCGGGGCGCGCCACCACGGCCCGGCGCTACCGGCGAGGAGGAAGTCGCCGGTGTCGGCGGCGTGCTGCGCGGCGTTCCGGCGGAGCACGAGCGGCGGGCGGGGCCAGTACGGCGGCGCGCTGGTGGACGAGGGCATGtccgtgctgcggcggcggatccgggagGCGCGGATGGCGGAGACCAACTACGAGGCGCCCGCCGAGTGGGCGGCCTGGGAGAAGCGCTACTACCCCGCCTACGTCGCCGACGTGTCCGGGCTCGTCGGCGCGCTGCAGCTGGCCCTCATGGGCACCAGGCCCagcgtcgccatcgccgccgccgcgctcgtgcTCGTCAGCGTGCcggtctccgccgccgccgcggcgcaccATCTGGCGATGGTGGCCGAGGCCGTCCTGCAGTCCGTGCAGCACGTAGCTTGA
- the LOC120710493 gene encoding uncharacterized protein LOC120710493 — protein sequence MQLASCELPAAAGRPGAAASRRSGRRPSPPVLPVVAIKKPAAASSSPPRAARCRCSSSRRDEAEFGCGGGGGLVDEGMVVLRRRIHEMRAAERNWEPPEEWAAWEKEWYGTYDADVCDLVGALQAFLVSSRPGVGVGILAVLVLAVPASAFALVSHLLDASRAIISNLHH from the coding sequence ATGCAACTCGCGAGCTGCgaactccccgccgccgccggccgtcccgGCGCGGCAGCCAGCCGGCGGTCCGGCCGCCGTCCGTCGCCGCCCGTATTGCCGGTCGTCGCCATCAAGAaacccgccgccgcgtcgtcgtcgcccccgcgcgccgcgcgctgccGCTGCTCGTCGTCCCGCCGCGACGAGGCGGAgttcggctgcggcggcggcggcgggctggtgGACGAGGGGATGGTGGTCCTGCGCCGGCGGATCCACGAGATGCGCGCCGCGGAGCGCAACTGGGAGCCGCCCGAGGAGTGGGCGGCGTGGGAGAAGGAGTGGTACGGCACCTACGACGCCGACGTCTGCGACCTCGTCGGCGCGCTCCAGGCGTTCCTCGTGAGCTCCCGCCCCGGCGTCGGGGTCGGGATCCTGGCCGTGCTCGTGCTCGCAGTGCCGGCCTCCGCCTTCGCCCTCGTCTCCCACCTCCTCGATGCTTCACGGGCGATCATCTCCAATCTGCACCACTGA